AGTATTTAAGGAAAATGTTTATTTCAATGGTTCAACGTTTGAAAAAGATGCTAATTTTAGTAGTTCAGTATTTAAGGAATACATTGATTTTAGGGGTTTAACATTTGAAAATGATGTTGCATTCATGGATTTAACATTTGAAAAAGTATGTATTTTCTATGATACGACATTTAAAGGAAAAGTTGATTTTAGTAACACAGTATTCAAAAATACTGTTGCATTTACATCGATATTTAAAGAAAAAACTTTTTTTAGAAATTCCAAATTTAAAAAAGAACTGGTGTTCATTAATACTATATTTGAAGGAGAGCCAATTTTTTTAGAATCTATTATCAATAAAGCAAAATTTTTCAATGCAACCTTTAAATCTCGTGCAGATTTTAGAGAAATTTGTTTTGTGTTGTTATCTTTTGTTGATTGCACATTTGAAGATTTAGCATTATTTAGAAAAGGTAAAATTAAGTTTGAAAAATATAAAAGAAATAATATTAGTTTAGAAAAACCTAATGATCAATGGATGCATACAATAATTAATATAATTAAAGATGAATGCTTAGCAATCTTTCTTAATGTCCAATTTCTAAACAAACACACAAAAATAGAAAACTTCTCATTATCAAAAACATCTTTTTTAAAAACAGATGTTAGAGAAGTAATGCTATTATGCGATATTAAAAAAGAAGAGATTTTAAGCCATAAACTTAATAAAAGAATATACGAAGAAGCATATAATATCCTTAAAAACCACTTAGGTTATAAATCAATCCTTGCAGAATATAGGAATTTAAGAATATCTATTGAAAACAATAGAACTTACGAAGAAGCATCTGATTTATATAAAATGGAAATGGAATTTAAAAAGAAATATTCAAAAAATGATTTTGAAAAAGGGGTTATTTGGTTATATGGTGCAATATCTGACTACGGAGAATCAATATTTTTACCAATATTTTGGTTAGTCTTATTAATATTTACAACACCGTTTGTTTTAACACTTGTTCATTATTTTAATTCTTTTATAAATACCCAAATTCCGAATAGAATTCCAGAATTTTTATTATTGTATGTAGAATACTTAAAATCAGTATTGGGAGCTAAATTCTACACAGGAAACAGCAAATCTTTATTAGAAATAATAATATATTGCCTATATAGTGTTTTTTAATGATTGCAATGGGAAATCTTTACATAGCACTTAGGAGGAAGTTAAGCAGAAAATAATGTTATTCTTTTTCATGGGGTGAATTCATGAATGAACTCGAGATAATAAACCTCATCTCAAAAAACCTAACCTATAAAGGAAATGCTATAAAATCAATTGGAGATGACTGTGCAGTTTTTAAAATAAATAACACCTATTTAGTAATAACAACAGATATGATGTTTAAGTCTACCCATTTTCCAGATATATTAACTCCATTTCAAATAGGTGGGAGATTAATTACTGCAAATGTCTCAGATATTGCGGCAATGTGTGCAAAGCCATTGGGGATTGTGGTCTCTATTGGAATTAGTAAAGAATATGCAAACAAAAAATTTATAGATGAGTTGTCAAAAGGATTAAACTTCATGGCAGAAAAATACAAATGCCCCGTAGTTGGGGGAGATACAAACAAATCAAATGAACTAACCTTATGCGGGACTGCATTTGGTTTAACAGATAACCCAATATATAGAAGGGCAGAGGTTGGAGATGACATATGCATAACTAATGATTTAGGGAGAGTATTTTGTGCATTGAAGATGATTGAGATGAGAGATAATGGTATAATAAATAAAAATCAATTTAACAAACTTATGGAAAAATATCCAAATATAATGAAAAAACTCTGTGAACCAGAGGCGAGGGTGGAAGAGGGTATTTTAATGAATGAATTGGTAAATTCTTGTTGTGACATTTCCGATGGATTGGCAAAGGATTTGTTTTATATTGGAGGATTTGAAATATACTCAGAGGATTTATTAAAAGCAGTTCCAGAGGATGTTTTAGAATTTTGTGAGGAATTCAA
The sequence above is a segment of the Methanotorris igneus Kol 5 genome. Coding sequences within it:
- the thiL gene encoding thiamine-phosphate kinase, with the protein product MNELEIINLISKNLTYKGNAIKSIGDDCAVFKINNTYLVITTDMMFKSTHFPDILTPFQIGGRLITANVSDIAAMCAKPLGIVVSIGISKEYANKKFIDELSKGLNFMAEKYKCPVVGGDTNKSNELTLCGTAFGLTDNPIYRRAEVGDDICITNDLGRVFCALKMIEMRDNGIINKNQFNKLMEKYPNIMKKLCEPEARVEEGILMNELVNSCCDISDGLAKDLFYIGGFEIYSEDLLKAVPEDVLEFCEEFNINPIEAVLNSGEEFELLFTTKKYLKVKEILKKTDTKVIKIGKVIEDGKYLDGNIFKFGGYIHRW
- a CDS encoding pentapeptide repeat-containing protein, yielding MEKEVITNKEFIDKFVECLKKGKNFKLENCIIEGDVDIRDIYNRIKDDEKLKKLISEQKDKESAIVDKNVITINAGINLSFHNVEFNGNFQMFNNKIETVETIKKIPIKILLEDVNFIESTFKGKVDFSCSEIQGEVNIIDSTFMEDVIFRKSTFKKDVYFEKSDTSEDNLSISSKFKNNLVIKGEINFTDSIFEKNVYFMGLIVFKKKVNFNNSTFKGNVYFENLVFEKILDFSSSTFKGKINFEKLVFKENVYFNGSTFEKDANFSSSVFKEYIDFRGLTFENDVAFMDLTFEKVCIFYDTTFKGKVDFSNTVFKNTVAFTSIFKEKTFFRNSKFKKELVFINTIFEGEPIFLESIINKAKFFNATFKSRADFREICFVLLSFVDCTFEDLALFRKGKIKFEKYKRNNISLEKPNDQWMHTIINIIKDECLAIFLNVQFLNKHTKIENFSLSKTSFLKTDVREVMLLCDIKKEEILSHKLNKRIYEEAYNILKNHLGYKSILAEYRNLRISIENNRTYEEASDLYKMEMEFKKKYSKNDFEKGVIWLYGAISDYGESIFLPIFWLVLLIFTTPFVLTLVHYFNSFINTQIPNRIPEFLLLYVEYLKSVLGAKFYTGNSKSLLEIIIYCLYSVF